In Deinobacterium chartae, the following proteins share a genomic window:
- the dnaE gene encoding DNA polymerase III subunit alpha — translation MELHAACVDPNCTDCNATLPRKFAHLHQHTQYSLLDGAAKIKDLLKWVKTVTPNDPACAITDHGNMHGAVHFYKYATDMGVKPIIGYEAYVAAGSRFDRKAGESGEKGTFHLTLLARDFEGYQNLCRLSSAGYLEGYYYKPRIDRDLIKEHSKGVIALSGCLGAEVPQFILQDRLEDAKKRLLWYLDVFKENYFIEVQDHGLPEDKKVMEVLRAWAREFGIGMAATNDGHYVKKEDARAHETLLAIQTKATLADEKRFKFPCDEFYVKSLEEMQAAMPPEVWGDEPFDNTALIASMCNVDLPIGKKRVYQMPQLPIPQGRSMAEELRVQTYRGSMRRYARHLTEPLMRFYAARSLEALEDERAKLLQRLPGFDPQSSDLETVLTALAFMGSVWEERGKAAGEKYTPYPALEAIEAEGQAGFVLDGFTPEEYAHALVLLRRAEYELSVINNMGFPDYFLIVADYINWAKDQGISVGPGRGSGAGSLVAYAIRITNLDPLEFELLFERFLNPDRISMPDFDIDFSDARRMEVVQYVRQKYGDDKVALIATFGTMASKAVLRDVARVMSLPYADADKISKMVPVKFGRSISLEEAKDTVPDIQEFLKSNPQMAEAFDAALKLGGLTRHASVHAAGVVIGRSELTNLVPLMRDTSGEGIVCQYDMKAVEDIGLIKMDFLGLRTLSFLEEAARILKESKGLEIDFDTIPFDDEKTFDLLSRGDTKGVFQLEGGGISDASRRLKPKRLADIIALSALYRPGPMENIPTYVRRHHGLEEVSYADFPNCEKWLAPILAETYGIPVYQEQIMQIASSVAGYSLGGADLLRRAMGKKDAEEMKRQRLLFEEGAGKNGVPKEEANKLFDLLEAFANYGFNKSHSAAYGVITYQTAWLKANHPVEFMAALLTVERRDSDKVAEYISDARKMGVTVLPPDINRSGADFKVAGDRIFFGLYAVKNIGENAVQMILEERMRGGPFKSLADFCSRIDLRMCNRRALENLIKSGALDAFGERRQLIESLEEAMAYAQGRASVKNSGMDALFGFEQVAPEPKLKSGITPMTELEKLSVEKEALGLYISGHPLEQYEGLREAASCRIADLERWYASQPNTKGRTKVVLAGMLESIVKKPTKSGGMMARFILADESGQIELVAFSRAYERIHEKLIVDSPALVIVELETEEGSLRAIAEEVVPVEALEEVPKVVWTRIDLDAASRESLLELRSLMDEHAGNLPLRLRVEGSGGYADLEVSGFGTSYEAIRIINSTFSWAHASLAYDNATILARFAPKPRFMGQRGGFQPAQA, via the coding sequence ATGGAACTTCACGCCGCCTGCGTCGACCCGAACTGCACGGACTGCAACGCCACGCTGCCCAGGAAGTTCGCGCACCTGCACCAGCACACCCAGTACTCGCTGCTCGACGGCGCGGCCAAGATCAAGGACCTGCTCAAGTGGGTCAAGACGGTCACCCCCAATGACCCGGCCTGCGCCATCACCGACCACGGCAACATGCACGGAGCGGTGCACTTTTACAAGTACGCGACCGACATGGGCGTCAAACCGATCATCGGCTACGAGGCGTACGTGGCGGCGGGCTCGCGCTTCGACCGCAAGGCCGGCGAAAGCGGCGAGAAGGGAACGTTCCACCTGACCCTGCTGGCCCGCGACTTCGAGGGCTACCAGAACCTGTGCCGCCTGTCGAGCGCCGGATACCTCGAGGGCTACTACTACAAGCCGCGCATCGACCGCGACCTGATCAAGGAACACTCCAAGGGCGTCATCGCGCTCTCGGGCTGCCTGGGCGCGGAGGTGCCGCAGTTCATCCTGCAAGACCGCCTCGAGGACGCCAAAAAACGGCTGCTGTGGTACCTTGACGTCTTCAAGGAAAACTACTTCATCGAGGTCCAAGACCACGGCCTGCCCGAGGACAAGAAGGTCATGGAGGTGCTGCGCGCGTGGGCGCGCGAGTTCGGCATCGGCATGGCGGCCACCAACGACGGGCACTACGTCAAGAAAGAGGATGCCCGCGCGCACGAGACGCTGCTGGCCATCCAGACCAAGGCAACCCTGGCCGACGAGAAGCGCTTCAAGTTTCCCTGCGACGAGTTCTACGTCAAGAGCCTCGAGGAGATGCAGGCCGCCATGCCGCCCGAGGTGTGGGGCGACGAGCCGTTTGACAACACCGCCCTGATCGCCTCGATGTGCAACGTGGACCTGCCGATCGGCAAGAAGCGCGTCTACCAGATGCCGCAGCTCCCGATTCCGCAGGGCCGCAGCATGGCCGAGGAGTTGCGGGTCCAGACCTACCGCGGCAGCATGCGCCGCTACGCCCGCCACCTCACCGAGCCGCTGATGCGCTTTTACGCCGCCCGTTCGCTCGAGGCCCTGGAAGACGAACGCGCCAAGCTGCTGCAGCGCCTGCCCGGCTTTGACCCGCAGTCCAGCGACCTCGAAACCGTCCTGACCGCGCTGGCCTTTATGGGCTCGGTGTGGGAGGAGCGCGGCAAGGCCGCCGGCGAGAAGTACACGCCCTACCCGGCCCTCGAGGCCATCGAGGCCGAAGGGCAGGCGGGCTTCGTGCTGGACGGCTTCACGCCCGAGGAGTACGCGCACGCGCTGGTGCTGCTGCGCCGCGCCGAGTACGAGCTGAGCGTGATCAACAACATGGGCTTTCCCGACTACTTCCTGATCGTGGCCGACTACATCAACTGGGCCAAGGACCAGGGCATCTCGGTAGGGCCCGGACGCGGCTCGGGCGCAGGCAGCCTGGTCGCCTACGCCATCCGCATCACCAACCTCGACCCGCTCGAGTTCGAGCTGCTGTTCGAGCGCTTCCTCAATCCCGACCGCATCTCGATGCCGGACTTCGATATCGACTTCTCGGACGCGCGCCGCATGGAAGTGGTGCAGTACGTGCGCCAGAAGTACGGCGACGACAAGGTGGCCCTCATCGCCACCTTCGGAACCATGGCCTCCAAGGCGGTGCTGCGCGACGTCGCCCGCGTGATGAGCCTGCCGTATGCCGACGCCGACAAGATCTCCAAGATGGTGCCGGTCAAGTTCGGACGCTCGATCTCGCTCGAGGAGGCCAAGGACACCGTTCCGGACATCCAGGAATTCCTCAAGAGCAACCCGCAGATGGCCGAGGCCTTCGACGCGGCCCTCAAGCTCGGGGGGCTCACGCGTCACGCCTCGGTGCACGCGGCGGGCGTGGTGATCGGCCGCAGCGAGCTCACCAACCTCGTGCCCCTGATGCGCGATACCTCCGGCGAGGGCATCGTGTGCCAGTACGACATGAAGGCCGTCGAGGACATCGGCCTGATCAAGATGGACTTCCTGGGCCTGCGCACGCTGTCCTTTCTGGAAGAGGCCGCGCGCATCCTGAAAGAGTCCAAGGGCCTCGAGATCGATTTCGACACCATCCCCTTCGACGACGAAAAAACCTTTGACCTGCTGTCGCGCGGCGATACCAAAGGCGTCTTCCAGCTCGAAGGCGGCGGCATCTCGGACGCTTCGAGACGCCTCAAGCCCAAACGCCTGGCCGACATCATCGCGCTCTCGGCGCTGTACCGACCGGGCCCCATGGAGAACATCCCGACCTACGTGCGCCGTCACCACGGCCTCGAGGAGGTCTCGTACGCCGACTTTCCCAACTGCGAGAAGTGGCTGGCCCCGATCCTGGCCGAGACCTACGGCATCCCGGTGTACCAGGAGCAGATCATGCAGATCGCCTCGTCGGTCGCCGGGTACTCGCTGGGCGGCGCCGACCTGCTGCGCCGCGCCATGGGCAAAAAAGACGCCGAGGAGATGAAGCGCCAGCGCCTGCTGTTCGAGGAGGGGGCCGGCAAGAACGGCGTGCCCAAAGAAGAGGCCAACAAGCTGTTCGACCTGCTCGAGGCCTTCGCGAACTACGGCTTCAACAAGTCGCACTCGGCCGCCTACGGCGTGATCACCTACCAGACCGCCTGGCTCAAGGCCAACCACCCGGTCGAATTCATGGCCGCCCTGCTCACCGTGGAGCGCCGCGACTCGGACAAGGTCGCCGAATACATCTCCGACGCCCGCAAGATGGGCGTGACCGTGCTGCCCCCGGACATCAACCGCTCGGGTGCCGACTTCAAGGTCGCCGGCGACCGGATCTTCTTCGGCCTGTACGCGGTCAAGAACATCGGCGAGAACGCGGTGCAGATGATCCTCGAGGAGCGCATGCGCGGCGGCCCCTTCAAGAGCCTGGCCGACTTCTGCAGCCGCATTGACTTGCGCATGTGCAACCGCCGCGCCCTGGAAAACCTGATCAAGTCCGGTGCCCTCGACGCCTTCGGCGAACGCCGCCAGCTGATCGAGAGCCTCGAGGAGGCCATGGCCTACGCCCAGGGCCGCGCCAGCGTCAAGAACAGCGGTATGGACGCGTTATTCGGCTTCGAGCAGGTCGCCCCCGAGCCCAAGCTGAAAAGTGGCATCACCCCCATGACCGAGCTCGAGAAGCTCTCGGTCGAGAAAGAGGCCCTGGGCCTGTACATCTCCGGGCACCCGCTGGAGCAGTACGAGGGCCTGCGCGAGGCCGCCTCGTGCCGCATCGCCGACCTCGAGCGCTGGTACGCCTCGCAGCCGAACACCAAGGGCCGTACCAAGGTGGTGCTGGCCGGCATGCTCGAGAGCATCGTCAAGAAACCCACCAAGTCCGGCGGCATGATGGCCCGTTTCATTCTGGCCGACGAGTCCGGCCAGATCGAACTGGTCGCCTTCAGCCGCGCCTATGAGCGCATCCACGAGAAACTGATCGTCGACTCGCCCGCCCTGGTGATCGTCGAGCTCGAAACCGAGGAAGGCAGCCTGCGCGCCATCGCCGAAGAAGTCGTACCCGTCGAGGCTCTCGAGGAAGTGCCCAAGGTGGTGTGGACCCGCATCGACCTCGACGCGGCCAGCCGCGAGAGCCTGCTCGAACTGCGCAGCCTGATGGACGAGCACGCCGGAAACCTGCCGCTGCGGCTGAGGGTCGAGGGTTCGGGCGGCTACGCCGACCTCGAGGTGTCCGGCTTCGGCACCTCGTACGAGGCGATCCGCATCATCAACTCCACCTTTTCCTGGGCGCACGCCTCGCTGGCCTACGATAACGCCACGATCCTGGCCCGCTTCGCACCCAAACCGCGCTTCATGGGGCAGCGCGGCGGCTTCCAGCCCGCTCAGGCATAG
- a CDS encoding phosphotransferase → MTDPGPSAALLDFARVHLEAPRPLRSHAWEHGESEVWELRSASGPAFLKRHRQRVKFEQECRAYLEWLSQLPPVTPRLLARDPALQAVLLSALPGVPLERLALDSGREQAHYRRAGAFLRALHALPCPTAHTSVCAQVLQRLEAWEPRARGLLSAAELEFVRVRVRNLAGLEFPPAVPCHRDYSPRNWLVPPGGAPELWVIDFEHARPELALQDLIRLRSREWVGRPDLEAAFFEGYGRDLSDLERFVMEALEALQALTTVVWAREHADVAFEAFGRAWLERLRR, encoded by the coding sequence GTGACCGATCCCGGCCCGTCTGCCGCCCTGCTCGATTTTGCCCGCGTTCACCTCGAAGCTCCCCGGCCGCTGCGCTCGCACGCCTGGGAGCACGGGGAGTCCGAGGTGTGGGAACTGCGTTCGGCCTCGGGCCCCGCTTTTCTCAAACGGCATCGGCAGCGGGTGAAGTTCGAGCAGGAATGTCGCGCCTACCTCGAGTGGCTTTCACAGCTGCCGCCGGTCACGCCACGGCTGCTGGCCCGCGATCCGGCGTTGCAGGCCGTGCTGCTCTCGGCGCTGCCAGGAGTGCCGCTCGAGCGGCTGGCGCTGGACTCCGGACGCGAGCAGGCGCATTATCGCCGTGCCGGAGCGTTTCTGCGCGCGCTGCACGCGCTGCCTTGCCCAACAGCGCACACCTCCGTTTGCGCGCAGGTCCTGCAGCGCCTCGAGGCCTGGGAGCCACGGGCCCGTGGGCTGCTGAGCGCGGCGGAGCTGGAGTTTGTCCGGGTGCGTGTGCGGAACCTCGCGGGCCTGGAATTCCCTCCGGCCGTGCCCTGCCACCGCGACTACAGCCCGCGCAACTGGCTGGTGCCTCCGGGCGGCGCGCCGGAGCTGTGGGTAATCGACTTCGAGCACGCGCGGCCCGAGCTGGCCTTGCAGGACCTGATCCGGCTGCGCAGCCGCGAGTGGGTCGGGCGGCCCGACCTCGAGGCAGCCTTTTTCGAGGGCTACGGGCGTGACCTGAGCGATCTCGAGCGTTTCGTGATGGAAGCGCTGGAGGCCTTGCAGGCGCTGACCACCGTGGTGTGGGCCCGTGAGCACGCAGACGTGGCCTTCGAGGCTTTCGGGCGGGCCTGGTTGGAGCGCTTGCGGCGCTGA
- a CDS encoding DinB family protein, with translation MNIPQTYNYLVRARRDLWASLEAAPNEVLSRPLLGGSRFHCIKDLVFHIANVEDSWLHLDILRVDPVLEAFAPLREAGDRPVYAGFALGVLLDYWRAVEQRTLSYLADLPDDGPSRVVTVEGAPHERYTVDGLLWHVMIHEMRHTAQIAVLLRTQGIKPPSLDLLFYLPPA, from the coding sequence ATGAACATTCCCCAAACTTACAACTATCTCGTTCGTGCCCGCCGGGACCTGTGGGCGAGCCTGGAAGCGGCCCCGAACGAGGTGCTTTCCCGCCCGCTGCTGGGCGGTTCGCGCTTCCATTGCATCAAGGATCTGGTCTTCCACATCGCCAACGTGGAAGACAGCTGGCTTCACCTGGACATCTTGCGCGTAGATCCGGTGCTCGAGGCTTTTGCGCCGCTGAGAGAGGCCGGGGACCGTCCGGTTTACGCGGGCTTCGCGCTCGGTGTCCTGCTGGATTACTGGCGGGCGGTGGAGCAGCGGACCCTGTCCTATCTCGCCGATTTGCCCGATGACGGGCCCAGCCGGGTGGTGACCGTAGAGGGTGCGCCGCACGAGCGGTACACGGTGGACGGGCTGCTGTGGCACGTCATGATTCATGAGATGCGGCATACGGCGCAGATAGCCGTGCTGCTGCGCACGCAGGGGATCAAGCCCCCCTCGCTCGACCTGCTGTTTTATCTGCCGCCGGCCTGA
- the rpsO gene encoding 30S ribosomal protein S15, with protein MWNAETKAEIMKANGKAENDTGSSYVQVALLTARINNLSAHLNANKKDKHGQRGLQLLVGQRRRLLKYIERTDYEGYIALTDRLGIRRGQATVR; from the coding sequence ATGTGGAACGCCGAGACCAAGGCTGAGATCATGAAGGCAAACGGCAAGGCCGAGAACGACACCGGCAGCAGCTACGTGCAGGTGGCCCTGCTGACCGCGCGCATCAACAACTTGAGCGCGCACCTCAACGCCAACAAGAAGGACAAGCACGGCCAGCGCGGCCTGCAGCTGCTGGTCGGCCAGCGCCGCCGCCTGCTGAAGTACATCGAGCGCACCGACTACGAGGGCTACATCGCCCTGACCGACCGCCTCGGCATCCGCCGCGGTCAGGCCACCGTCCGCTAA
- a CDS encoding nitrilase-related carbon-nitrogen hydrolase, with the protein MNLTMSPRRFRALALQPCWSPDDFLDEERFEAWMRGQLEAARHDLAPDRPNLVVLTEFNGLPLLLERARLASRRFTLQGALTLVMFKHLPQAALAARQHRVSLIRGLLLARAPRVAQLYLTVCSRLAEEYGVWLLSGSVPLPHFRRGPRGLEAESGEVYNTAFLFGPQGELVGSADKVYLTDLEGPAGLDLSGGRLEDLRVYATPVGDLGVATSLDAFRPEVVRHLEAAGCTVLLQPDANAGTWTATEQGTPTRRDQPQAWLDSSWKAVQESGQLRYAVNPMVVGNLFDLPFDGQSAIVARAEQAAQPRSYVMTEPRPGFLALMPWVAEGPPEMLRALGRSLAPGSEDLMENRYLSGVLYADLEVPSAAGGLPPRREHEQVLQDALLGRVRFARPRPPGVLWPLLWGVLGSALLAFALRARSHRTGLGWASLASAALAAAVMALN; encoded by the coding sequence GTGAACTTAACCATGTCTCCCAGGCGTTTTCGCGCTTTGGCCCTGCAGCCGTGCTGGTCTCCGGACGACTTCCTGGACGAGGAGCGGTTCGAGGCCTGGATGCGGGGCCAGCTCGAGGCAGCCCGGCATGACCTGGCTCCGGACCGCCCCAACCTGGTGGTGCTGACCGAGTTCAACGGCCTGCCGCTGCTGCTCGAGAGAGCCCGCCTGGCGTCCCGCCGCTTCACGCTGCAGGGGGCCCTGACCCTGGTCATGTTCAAGCATCTGCCTCAGGCGGCGCTGGCCGCCCGGCAGCACCGGGTCAGCCTGATTCGTGGCCTGTTGCTGGCCCGCGCTCCGCGCGTGGCGCAGCTGTACCTGACCGTGTGCTCGCGGCTGGCCGAGGAGTACGGCGTGTGGCTGCTGAGCGGCAGCGTACCGCTGCCGCACTTTCGCCGAGGCCCCCGTGGCCTCGAGGCCGAAAGCGGTGAGGTGTACAACACGGCCTTTTTGTTCGGTCCGCAGGGCGAGCTGGTGGGCTCCGCCGACAAGGTGTACCTGACCGACCTCGAGGGCCCTGCGGGGCTGGACCTCAGCGGCGGCCGCCTCGAGGACCTGCGGGTGTACGCCACGCCGGTGGGGGACTTGGGGGTGGCGACCAGCCTGGATGCCTTTCGCCCGGAGGTGGTGCGGCACCTCGAGGCGGCCGGTTGCACGGTGCTGCTTCAGCCGGATGCGAACGCCGGGACCTGGACCGCGACCGAGCAGGGAACCCCGACCCGCCGTGACCAGCCGCAGGCGTGGCTGGACAGCAGCTGGAAGGCGGTGCAGGAGTCCGGTCAGCTGCGTTACGCGGTGAACCCGATGGTGGTCGGCAACCTGTTCGACCTGCCCTTTGACGGGCAGAGCGCCATCGTCGCCCGGGCGGAGCAGGCCGCGCAGCCGCGCAGTTACGTGATGACCGAGCCGCGTCCGGGTTTTCTGGCGCTGATGCCCTGGGTGGCCGAAGGCCCGCCGGAGATGCTGCGCGCGCTGGGCCGCAGCCTCGCTCCGGGCTCGGAAGACCTGATGGAGAACCGCTACCTGAGCGGGGTGCTGTACGCCGACCTCGAGGTACCGTCCGCCGCTGGAGGACTGCCGCCCCGCAGGGAGCACGAGCAGGTGCTGCAAGACGCGCTGCTGGGCCGGGTACGCTTCGCGCGGCCGCGCCCACCCGGCGTGCTGTGGCCGCTGCTGTGGGGTGTGCTGGGATCGGCGCTGCTGGCGTTCGCGCTGCGGGCCCGTTCGCACCGGACCGGACTGGGCTGGGCCAGCCTGGCCTCGGCGGCGCTGGCCGCAGCGGTGATGGCTCTGAATTGA
- a CDS encoding alpha/beta fold hydrolase, with protein MSLSYKTPGLIVTDHSFTVPLDHDAPQGETLEVFARELALPGGQERPFLVYLQGGPGYEAPRPVASPPSGWLGRALQDYRVLLLDQRGTGRSTPVGALPGRSAQQQADYLKHFRADAIVRDAELIRQALGAERWSILGQSFGGFCSLHYLSAFPESLEAALITGGLPPIDRPVEEVYAATYRRVLERNRTFYARYPQARARVRALLERLESEDVRLPSGDRLTARMFRQLGMGLGMSDGLEKLHYLLDFPPDSPAFLHDVQASLPFPRNPLYAIVHEACYADGGVTGWAAQRTLPAEFEEDPTLFTGEMVYPWMFEDYAALAPLREAAEILARHPWRRLYDAEVLARNTVPAAAAIYANDMYVEREFSEQTAAQVRGLQVWLTNEYEHNGLRADGPRIVSRLIDLAHGRV; from the coding sequence ATGTCGCTCAGCTACAAGACCCCCGGCCTGATCGTCACCGATCACAGCTTCACCGTCCCGCTCGACCATGACGCGCCGCAGGGCGAGACCCTCGAGGTCTTCGCACGCGAGCTGGCACTGCCCGGAGGCCAGGAGCGGCCCTTTCTGGTGTACCTGCAAGGCGGCCCCGGTTACGAAGCGCCCCGCCCGGTGGCCTCACCGCCCTCGGGCTGGTTGGGGCGCGCACTGCAAGACTACCGGGTGCTGCTGCTCGATCAGCGCGGCACCGGGCGCTCCACGCCGGTCGGCGCGCTGCCCGGGCGTTCGGCGCAGCAACAGGCCGACTACCTCAAGCACTTCCGTGCCGACGCCATCGTGCGCGACGCCGAGCTGATCCGCCAAGCCCTGGGTGCTGAGCGCTGGAGCATCCTGGGACAGAGCTTCGGCGGCTTCTGCTCGCTGCACTACCTCTCGGCCTTTCCCGAGTCGCTCGAGGCAGCCTTGATCACCGGCGGACTTCCCCCGATCGACCGTCCGGTCGAGGAGGTGTACGCGGCCACCTACCGCCGGGTTCTCGAGCGCAACCGCACGTTCTACGCGCGTTACCCGCAAGCGCGCGCACGGGTGCGCGCGCTGCTGGAGCGCCTCGAGTCCGAGGACGTGCGGCTGCCCTCGGGAGACCGCCTGACCGCTCGCATGTTCCGTCAGCTGGGCATGGGACTGGGCATGAGCGACGGCCTGGAGAAGCTGCACTACCTGCTCGACTTTCCGCCGGATTCCCCGGCCTTTTTGCACGATGTGCAGGCCAGCTTGCCCTTCCCGCGCAACCCGCTGTACGCGATCGTTCACGAAGCCTGTTACGCCGACGGTGGCGTGACCGGCTGGGCTGCCCAGCGCACCCTGCCCGCCGAGTTCGAGGAGGATCCCACGCTGTTTACCGGCGAGATGGTCTACCCGTGGATGTTCGAGGACTACGCCGCGCTCGCCCCGCTGCGCGAGGCAGCCGAGATCCTGGCCCGGCACCCCTGGAGGCGGCTGTACGACGCCGAAGTGCTGGCCCGCAACACCGTACCGGCCGCTGCAGCCATCTATGCGAACGACATGTACGTGGAACGCGAGTTCTCCGAGCAGACCGCCGCCCAGGTGCGGGGCCTGCAGGTCTGGCTCACCAACGAGTACGAGCACAACGGCCTGCGCGCCGACGGTCCGCGCATCGTGAGCCGCCTGATCGACCTTGCGCACGGCCGCGTCTGA